One Agrobacterium vaccinii DNA window includes the following coding sequences:
- the dmeR gene encoding Ni(II)/Co(II)-sensing transcriptional repressor DmeR, with translation MSHTSQNKDKLLARIRRLKGQMEAVERALEGGKPCGEVLQLLASVRGALSGLTGEVMQDHLHEHVLHAENDEERARATEELAQVLKTYIR, from the coding sequence ATGTCACACACCTCCCAGAACAAGGACAAGCTGCTTGCCCGCATCCGTCGCCTCAAAGGCCAGATGGAAGCGGTGGAGCGGGCGTTGGAAGGTGGCAAGCCATGCGGGGAGGTGCTGCAATTGCTGGCATCCGTGCGCGGTGCGCTGTCCGGGCTGACGGGCGAGGTGATGCAGGACCATCTGCATGAGCATGTTCTGCATGCCGAAAATGACGAAGAGCGTGCCCGTGCCACCGAAGAGCTGGCGCAGGTTCTGAAAACCTATATCCGATAG
- the dmeF gene encoding CDF family Co(II)/Ni(II) efflux transporter DmeF: MTAATDHFHPHPHPHPHPHGTHSHVFLGDNHERNERRVWAVIGLTTAMMVAEIAAGSWFGSMALTADGWHMATHAGAMLISALAYLYARRQIANDRFTFGTGKFGDLAGFASAVVLGVAAIMIAWESLLRFFAPVDIDFNQAIAVAAIGLVVNLVSAWLLKDDHHHDHGHGHSHGSHAHHGSHAHQGDHAHHESHGSKDNNLRSAYLHVLADALTSVLAIVALLLGKWNGWTFLDPAMGIVGGIVIARWSWGLLRSTASVLVDAAPEAQDLSREIRNAVETPQEQITDLHVWQVGPGHHAAIVSIQASSPQAPAFYRQKLEAIHELSHVTVEINAAHPA, encoded by the coding sequence ATGACGGCAGCGACTGACCATTTCCACCCGCATCCCCATCCCCATCCCCATCCCCACGGCACGCATAGCCATGTCTTTCTTGGCGATAACCACGAGCGCAACGAGCGCCGCGTCTGGGCCGTCATCGGCCTGACGACGGCGATGATGGTGGCGGAAATTGCCGCCGGTAGCTGGTTCGGCTCCATGGCGCTGACGGCGGATGGTTGGCATATGGCGACCCATGCGGGCGCGATGCTGATTTCGGCGCTCGCCTACCTCTATGCCCGCCGTCAGATCGCCAATGACCGTTTTACCTTCGGGACGGGAAAATTCGGCGATCTCGCGGGCTTTGCCAGCGCCGTGGTGCTGGGCGTTGCCGCCATCATGATTGCGTGGGAAAGCCTGCTGAGGTTCTTTGCACCGGTGGATATCGATTTCAACCAGGCAATCGCGGTTGCCGCCATCGGTCTCGTGGTCAACCTCGTCAGCGCTTGGCTATTGAAGGACGATCACCATCACGACCACGGACATGGACATTCGCATGGAAGCCATGCGCACCACGGAAGCCACGCCCATCAAGGTGATCACGCGCACCATGAAAGCCATGGCAGCAAGGATAACAACCTGCGTTCAGCCTATCTGCATGTGCTGGCCGATGCGCTGACATCGGTGCTCGCCATCGTCGCGCTGTTGCTTGGCAAATGGAATGGCTGGACGTTCCTCGATCCCGCCATGGGCATCGTCGGCGGCATCGTGATTGCGCGTTGGTCCTGGGGGCTGCTGCGCTCTACCGCATCCGTGCTGGTCGATGCAGCGCCAGAAGCGCAGGACCTTTCGCGTGAGATTCGAAATGCGGTTGAAACCCCGCAAGAGCAGATCACCGATCTCCACGTCTGGCAGGTAGGGCCGGGGCACCATGCGGCCATCGTCTCGATCCAGGCATCGTCACCGCAGGCGCCAGCATTCTATCGGCAGAAGCTGGAAGCAATCCACGAGCTGTCGCATGTGACGGTAGAGATCAACGCTGCCCATCCGGCGTGA
- a CDS encoding quaternary amine ABC transporter ATP-binding protein encodes MAKDIEIRRLYKIFGKHPERHLEAVKNGLSKTELNDKHNHVLGLNNINITMPGGKITVVMGLSGSGKSTLIRHINRLIEPSAGEVLYGGEDVCSMGTSALRDFRRHKTAMVFQKFGLLPHRTVLENSVYGLDIQGVSRKDSLEKGRYWLNRVGLDGYEDNYPNQLSGGMQQRVGLARALTNDADILLMDEAYSALDPLIRVDMQTMLLDLQQELKKTVVFITHDLDEALRLGDHIAILKDGEMVQQGDGQSIIQHPANEYVSDFVRDVNRGRVLQATTVMEPATTAPENLSVLETDTLENIARDMTDANETTAQVVDEDGKTVGSIGIETLMAAMVTPATQDDEAVPTGVPLTEPSESPEPEKRIA; translated from the coding sequence ATGGCTAAGGACATCGAAATCCGCCGACTTTACAAGATCTTCGGCAAGCACCCTGAGAGACATCTCGAAGCCGTTAAAAACGGCTTGAGCAAGACCGAGCTGAACGACAAGCACAACCACGTTCTCGGCCTCAACAACATCAACATCACCATGCCCGGCGGCAAGATCACCGTGGTCATGGGCCTCTCGGGCTCCGGCAAGTCTACGCTGATCCGCCACATCAACCGGTTGATCGAGCCGAGTGCGGGTGAAGTGCTGTATGGCGGCGAGGACGTCTGCTCGATGGGCACGTCCGCCCTTCGCGATTTCCGCCGCCACAAGACGGCGATGGTGTTCCAGAAATTCGGCCTTTTGCCGCATCGCACCGTCTTGGAGAACAGCGTCTATGGTCTCGATATTCAGGGCGTGTCCCGCAAGGACAGTCTGGAAAAAGGCCGTTACTGGCTGAACCGCGTGGGCCTCGATGGTTACGAGGACAATTACCCGAACCAGCTGTCGGGCGGCATGCAGCAGCGCGTAGGCCTTGCCCGGGCACTGACCAACGATGCCGATATTCTGTTGATGGATGAGGCCTATTCGGCGCTCGACCCGCTGATCCGCGTCGATATGCAGACCATGCTGCTCGATCTTCAGCAGGAGCTGAAGAAGACCGTCGTCTTCATTACCCACGATTTGGATGAAGCGCTGCGGCTTGGTGACCATATCGCGATCCTGAAAGACGGCGAGATGGTGCAGCAGGGCGATGGCCAGAGCATCATCCAGCATCCGGCCAACGAATATGTCAGCGACTTCGTGCGTGACGTGAACCGTGGCCGCGTGTTGCAGGCAACAACCGTGATGGAACCGGCCACGACGGCGCCGGAAAACCTGTCGGTTCTGGAAACCGACACGCTGGAAAACATTGCCCGTGACATGACAGATGCCAACGAGACCACTGCGCAGGTGGTGGACGAAGACGGCAAGACGGTCGGCAGCATCGGCATCGAAACGCTGATGGCAGCCATGGTGACACCTGCCACGCAGGATGATGAGGCCGTGCCGACGGGCGTGCCACTGACAGAGCCGTCAGAATCGCCGGAACCGGAAAAACGGATCGCCTGA
- a CDS encoding ABC transporter permease — protein MALCNLLPDMLCKFPAIGNSTMRVARKSIDDGFRDIVRSYGDVIDTVMHPLQLFLNSSERFFTQTPWIIIFLGLLAMVHLAGRSFRITLGTAVSLCLIGAVGLWRDAMTTLSIVAIATLIAVAIGLPLGILMARSERLQRFINPGLDVMQTMPSFVYLIPVVVIFGIGKVPGLIAVVIYAIPPMIRLTNLGIRMVDRETLEAADAFGSSNTQKLFNVQLPLALPTIMTGINQTIMMSLAMVVVASMVGVGGLGKNVLQAINNQFFTIGFLNGFALVAIAIMFDRASQAFGKRLQKYREVQHG, from the coding sequence ATGGCCCTCTGTAATCTCCTGCCGGATATGCTGTGCAAGTTTCCGGCCATTGGCAACAGCACCATGCGCGTGGCGCGCAAGTCTATCGATGACGGCTTCCGTGATATCGTTCGTAGCTACGGCGATGTCATCGATACGGTCATGCACCCGCTGCAGCTGTTTTTGAATTCATCCGAACGCTTTTTCACGCAGACGCCGTGGATCATCATTTTTCTCGGCCTGCTGGCCATGGTGCATCTGGCCGGGCGCAGCTTCCGCATTACGCTTGGCACTGCCGTTTCGCTGTGTCTGATTGGCGCTGTTGGCCTGTGGCGGGATGCGATGACGACGCTGTCGATCGTAGCGATTGCGACGCTGATCGCCGTTGCCATCGGCCTGCCGCTAGGCATTCTCATGGCGCGGTCCGAGCGATTGCAACGCTTCATCAATCCGGGTCTGGATGTGATGCAGACGATGCCGAGCTTCGTATATCTCATTCCGGTCGTCGTCATCTTCGGCATTGGCAAGGTGCCGGGCCTGATTGCGGTCGTCATCTACGCGATACCGCCGATGATCCGCCTGACCAATCTGGGCATTCGCATGGTGGACCGGGAAACGCTGGAGGCGGCAGACGCCTTCGGCTCGTCCAACACCCAGAAGCTGTTCAATGTGCAACTGCCATTGGCGCTGCCCACCATCATGACCGGCATCAACCAAACAATCATGATGTCGCTGGCCATGGTCGTGGTCGCCTCCATGGTCGGTGTCGGCGGTTTGGGCAAGAACGTGCTTCAGGCCATCAACAACCAGTTCTTCACAATCGGCTTTCTGAACGGCTTTGCGCTGGTGGCTATCGCCATCATGTTTGACCGTGCCAGCCAGGCCTTCGGCAAGCGTTTGCAGAAATATCGCGAGGTGCAACATGGCTAA